The Zhihengliuella sp. ISTPL4 genomic interval CCTCCCCTCGGCCCACCAGCGCTCGCCGGCCAGGAAGACCAGCCAGGCCCGATCGCGGTCGTCGACGATCTGGAGCCGGTGTCCTCGTTTGCCGCCGCCCGCGCTCCAGCGCCGCTCGTGCACGGGCCACGGGCCCGCCCAGGCCTGCACGGTGGCACCGTCGATGCGGGCGGGGTCGTGCGTGAGGACGCCCCGCTCGTCGACCTCGATCGTGCTCCCGTCCGCGGCGACGACGCCGATCGGGCGCGGCGGCCGGAACACCTCGGAGGGCAGGGGGTCGGGGAGGCTGCCCGGCCAGGGGGACCGCGGATCACGAGGCGGCACCGCGCGCTCGCCCCATGGCGTGAGCACCTGACGGTCCGCGAGCCAGCGCCCTCCGGAGAGGGTGGCGGTGACGACCCCCTGATGTCCCAGCATCGTCTGCACCCGCGAGACCGCGTGATGCAGGCGCTCATCGGTGCCAGAGCCGAAGAGTCCCGGCTGGTGGTGTGCCGCGTCGTCCACCGCGACGGGAAGGAGACGGGCGGCCACGATGCCCCCGAATGCCCGCGCCTCGTCGACGGGTTCCCGCGCGGTCAGGGCGGCCAGAGCCTCCAGCTGCCAGCGCACGCGGTCCACGAGGTCGGCGGCGTCGAAGCTCGTCGGGTGCAGCCAGGTGCGGGAGTGGACGGCGCCGTCGTCGTCGGTCAAGTCGATCCGCACCTCGGTGCACACCAGCGAGGCGTCCGCCAGCGCGAGCATCACGGCATCGGCGGTCTGCCGCACGGCGAAGGCCACCTGGTCGGCGCCGCCGAGAGGGGACTCGAACTCGATGGTCCTGGCCAGTTCCGGGTCGGGCGGACGAGGGGCCAGCGGGCGGGAGTCGGCACCGGCGGCGAGGGCCTGCAGACGGGCACCGTGCTCGCCGAAGCGATCGCGGACGTCGAGAGGGGCGAGCGCGGTGAACTCGCCGAGGGTCCGCACGCCGAGCCGGAGGAGGAGATCGCTGATC includes:
- a CDS encoding Y-family DNA polymerase yields the protein MNAPLRVLVLWFPDWPLRAVLGGGPHPPTALVQANTVVACTASARAHGVRSGQRRRVAQGLLSSLQVLPHDAEKDERAFVPVLQLIEKHAPGVTLLRPGLAILRARGIARYHGGEAEAAAALSAVLAAAGFPEVRVGVADGPFTAEIAARGTASCTVVPPGASREFLAPYPVQVLRDEQISDLLLRLGVRTLGEFTALAPLDVRDRFGEHGARLQALAAGADSRPLAPRPPDPELARTIEFESPLGGADQVAFAVRQTADAVMLALADASLVCTEVRIDLTDDDGAVHSRTWLHPTSFDAADLVDRVRWQLEALAALTAREPVDEARAFGGIVAARLLPVAVDDAAHHQPGLFGSGTDERLHHAVSRVQTMLGHQGVVTATLSGGRWLADRQVLTPWGERAVPPRDPRSPWPGSLPDPLPSEVFRPPRPIGVVAADGSTIEVDERGVLTHDPARIDGATVQAWAGPWPVHERRWSAGGGKRGHRLQIVDDRDRAWLVFLAGERWWAEGRYR